A region from the Maridesulfovibrio zosterae DSM 11974 genome encodes:
- the preA gene encoding NAD-dependent dihydropyrimidine dehydrogenase subunit PreA, whose product MSKIIDLSVTQNGITFPNPFLLASAPPTAYGENIMRAFDHGWGGAVLKTLKPDFMDIKDVTPRFATLKDKNKVLGFQNFELVTKRSLADWLPEIEAIKKKYPKHGLIGSIMADIKKESWQEMAKNVQGAGCDGLELNFSCPHGMPERGIGAAIGQDPEMVEQITSWVKDVAEVPVWVKITPNVATPIPQAEAALRAGADGLAAINTVQCLMGVDIENFNPLPAVEGQTTYGGYSGRAVKPIGLRIVSQLGKMGVKSISGIGGISDWKDAVEYMLLGSTTVQVCTEVMLRGYAIVDTMIDQLTDYLGRKEISAMDLVGKALPSITNHESLSRIHQTVMHDPEQCVSCGRCVIACSDSGYSALRMLNREILLETEECDGCSLCTHVCPTGSMSMRGACARP is encoded by the coding sequence ATGAGTAAAATTATCGACCTTTCCGTTACCCAGAACGGCATAACTTTTCCCAATCCCTTTTTGCTTGCTTCGGCACCACCGACAGCATACGGGGAAAATATAATGCGGGCATTCGATCACGGATGGGGTGGTGCAGTGCTTAAAACACTCAAGCCTGACTTCATGGACATCAAGGATGTTACTCCGCGCTTTGCTACACTCAAAGATAAAAATAAAGTTCTTGGATTTCAAAATTTTGAACTGGTTACAAAGCGTTCTCTAGCCGATTGGCTTCCAGAGATAGAAGCGATAAAAAAGAAATATCCTAAGCATGGACTTATCGGCTCCATAATGGCTGATATAAAAAAAGAGTCGTGGCAGGAAATGGCCAAAAATGTTCAAGGAGCCGGATGTGACGGGCTTGAACTAAATTTTTCATGTCCTCACGGGATGCCGGAAAGAGGTATAGGTGCTGCTATCGGACAAGATCCAGAGATGGTTGAGCAGATAACCTCATGGGTCAAAGATGTGGCTGAAGTTCCGGTTTGGGTCAAAATAACTCCTAACGTTGCGACTCCGATTCCTCAAGCAGAAGCAGCTTTACGAGCTGGAGCAGACGGTTTGGCTGCAATTAATACAGTTCAATGCTTGATGGGTGTTGATATTGAAAATTTCAATCCCCTTCCTGCTGTGGAAGGCCAAACTACTTACGGAGGGTATTCCGGACGTGCTGTTAAGCCAATCGGACTGCGCATAGTTTCTCAGCTTGGCAAGATGGGAGTAAAATCAATTTCCGGTATCGGCGGAATTTCTGATTGGAAGGATGCGGTAGAATATATGCTGCTCGGCTCTACCACTGTTCAGGTGTGTACAGAAGTTATGCTACGTGGGTATGCTATAGTAGATACAATGATCGATCAGTTGACTGATTATCTTGGCCGTAAAGAAATATCTGCGATGGATTTAGTTGGCAAGGCACTACCATCCATCACCAACCATGAATCTCTTTCTCGGATACATCAGACTGTAATGCATGATCCTGAGCAATGTGTATCCTGTGGCAGATGTGTTATAGCTTGTTCTGATTCTGGCTATAGTGCTCTCAGAATGCTTAACCGCGAGATACTGCTGGAAACTGAAGAGTGTGACGGATGTTCCTTGTGCACTCATGTTTGTCCAACAGGCAGTATGTCTATGCGGGGAGCCTGCGCAAGACCTTAA
- a CDS encoding aminotransferase class III-fold pyridoxal phosphate-dependent enzyme, which yields MTDEERYKEAKENDRKYMMHSWSVQEKLSPVLVTGCEGIYYWDETGKKYMDFGSQLVNLNIGHNHPKVQQAIKDQVDDICFIGPQFANETRGKLAKKIIELLPDNFGKCFFTIGGADANENAIKMARAFTGKTKIFSRYRSYHGATYGAISLSGDPRRPPVEPGIPGVVRFFDPYCYRCPFGHKYPDCKMECATHLEEIIGYENKDTCAAVLVESITGTNGVFVPPAGYMEKLREICDRNDMLLICDEVMTGFGRTGKMFGFENFDIKPDIITMAKGVNSGYVPLGVACVSQEIADWYESNMLWCGLTYSGHPVSCAAALATIEAYEEEKIVENSAALGEVLKEELLAMKEKHPSIGDVRVKGLFACIETVKDRETREPLVPWNGAPGVMGEVAAKMKELGVTMFVRWNFIFITPPLVITKEELLKGLSCISEALKIADAALEK from the coding sequence ATGACTGATGAAGAAAGATATAAAGAAGCTAAGGAAAATGACCGGAAGTATATGATGCATTCCTGGTCAGTTCAGGAAAAGCTTTCCCCAGTCCTTGTTACCGGATGTGAAGGAATCTACTACTGGGACGAAACTGGTAAAAAGTATATGGATTTCGGTTCACAGTTAGTCAACCTGAATATAGGCCACAATCATCCCAAGGTACAACAGGCCATCAAAGATCAGGTTGATGATATTTGTTTTATTGGACCTCAATTCGCCAATGAAACCCGAGGTAAACTGGCTAAAAAAATTATCGAACTTCTTCCTGATAATTTTGGAAAGTGTTTCTTCACTATCGGCGGAGCTGACGCCAATGAAAATGCAATCAAGATGGCCCGTGCCTTTACCGGAAAAACTAAGATTTTTTCACGCTACCGTTCTTACCACGGAGCTACCTACGGAGCTATTTCGCTAAGTGGTGATCCTCGCAGACCCCCTGTAGAGCCGGGTATCCCCGGGGTTGTCCGTTTCTTTGATCCATATTGCTACCGCTGTCCGTTCGGTCATAAATACCCTGACTGCAAAATGGAATGTGCTACCCATCTTGAAGAAATAATCGGTTATGAAAATAAGGATACCTGCGCAGCTGTCCTTGTTGAATCTATCACAGGTACCAATGGTGTTTTTGTGCCGCCGGCTGGATACATGGAAAAATTACGCGAAATCTGCGATCGCAACGACATGCTCCTTATCTGTGATGAGGTCATGACAGGGTTCGGACGCACTGGTAAAATGTTCGGCTTTGAGAATTTCGATATTAAACCGGATATTATCACCATGGCTAAAGGCGTTAACTCCGGTTACGTTCCGCTGGGTGTAGCCTGTGTATCGCAGGAAATTGCCGACTGGTATGAAAGCAACATGCTTTGGTGCGGATTAACTTATTCAGGTCATCCTGTTTCCTGTGCCGCTGCTCTGGCAACCATAGAGGCCTACGAAGAAGAAAAGATCGTTGAGAACTCGGCAGCCTTAGGAGAAGTACTTAAAGAAGAACTCCTTGCCATGAAGGAAAAACATCCAAGTATCGGCGATGTACGCGTAAAAGGCCTCTTCGCCTGTATTGAAACCGTTAAAGACCGTGAAACCCGTGAACCTCTTGTTCCATGGAATGGTGCTCCCGGCGTGATGGGTGAAGTTGCTGCCAAAATGAAAGAACTCGGCGTTACTATGTTCGTGCGCTGGAATTTCATTTTCATTACTCCTCCATTAGTTATTACCAAGGAAGAACTTCTCAAAGGTCTTTCCTGCATATCTGAAGCTCTTAAAATAGCTGATGCAGCTTTGGAGAAATAA
- a CDS encoding YgeY family selenium metabolism-linked hydrolase, whose product MLSKFNELSESMRDDVIAFTQKLIQTPSISGEEETLAKLTVEKMKELDYDEVFIDDIGNVVGIIKGDGSGPSVMYNSHMDHVDPGDLSNWKYDPYGGEIVDGYVHGRAASDVKSGMAAQIYAGALLKKAGVQLKGDFIYTGVVQEEPAEMYGMAYLCNNTFKERDITFDAMISSEATSMNLYLGHRGRIEMEVTTKGRTSHGSAPWRGVNAVYKMMPVIEEVQKLYENLPEDKFLGQASLALTIIDCKPGFLSIIPDVCTVALDRRLIRGETKEDAIGQIQEILDRLAAADPDFKAEVNVRTVRETSYKGISADCEKYMNPWAIEEDDAMVVKCVEALNAIGQKPGFGKWDFGTDASHITGVMGIPSIGYSPMEEEYAHTPYDCCKVDNIVKAVAGNAAIAIKIAG is encoded by the coding sequence ATGCTAAGTAAATTTAATGAACTTTCAGAATCTATGCGCGATGATGTAATCGCTTTCACTCAGAAACTTATTCAGACTCCTTCAATCAGTGGTGAGGAGGAAACTTTAGCGAAATTGACCGTAGAGAAGATGAAAGAGCTCGACTACGATGAAGTTTTTATTGATGACATAGGTAATGTAGTTGGAATCATCAAAGGCGACGGTTCCGGCCCCAGTGTTATGTACAACTCCCACATGGACCACGTTGACCCGGGTGATCTTTCCAACTGGAAGTATGATCCCTACGGCGGTGAAATTGTAGACGGTTATGTTCATGGACGCGCCGCATCTGATGTAAAATCAGGCATGGCTGCTCAGATTTATGCAGGTGCACTACTTAAAAAGGCAGGAGTTCAGCTCAAAGGTGATTTTATTTACACCGGAGTTGTCCAGGAAGAACCTGCCGAGATGTACGGCATGGCCTACCTTTGTAATAATACTTTTAAGGAACGCGATATAACTTTCGATGCCATGATATCCTCTGAAGCAACCTCGATGAACCTTTATCTTGGACATCGCGGACGCATTGAAATGGAAGTTACAACCAAAGGCCGTACCAGCCACGGTTCTGCTCCTTGGCGCGGTGTGAACGCTGTCTACAAAATGATGCCTGTCATTGAAGAAGTGCAGAAACTTTACGAGAATCTGCCTGAAGATAAATTCCTTGGACAAGCATCTCTGGCACTAACCATCATAGATTGTAAACCTGGCTTTTTATCCATTATACCAGATGTCTGCACTGTTGCCCTTGATCGACGTTTAATTCGCGGAGAGACCAAGGAAGATGCGATAGGACAGATTCAGGAAATTTTAGATCGTCTTGCCGCTGCTGACCCTGACTTCAAGGCAGAAGTCAATGTTAGAACAGTTCGTGAAACTTCATACAAGGGAATTTCCGCTGATTGCGAAAAATATATGAATCCATGGGCCATTGAAGAAGATGATGCCATGGTTGTTAAATGTGTTGAAGCTCTAAATGCCATCGGTCAAAAACCAGGATTCGGCAAGTGGGACTTTGGTACTGATGCATCACACATAACTGGTGTGATGGGCATTCCTTCCATTGGATATTCTCCCATGGAAGAAGAGTACGCTCATACTCCTTACGATTGCTGTAAAGTGGACAATATTGTCAAAGCTGTAGCAGGTAATGCTGCAATTGCCATAAAAATAGCTGGTTAA
- a CDS encoding iron-containing alcohol dehydrogenase has product MSMQIFQAPGRIIFGCGSVNSVGEECAKYGTTALVVTGKSSAAKTGMLDKVSASLKESGVLPVLFAEVEQDPSVSTVNKGVTFAREKGCDVIVALGGGSPLDAAKAISLLLTNKGEIQDYEGFKPHKHGMPLIAIPTTAGTASEVTRFTVITDTERKLKMLVGGDGIIPKAALLDPELTLTMPAGVTAATGMDALTHAIEAYISRRAMPLTDIHAIKAIELIGGNLIKAVTDPENIIAREAMLLGQLHAGFAFSNSSVALVHSMSRPLGANFSIPHGKANAMLLPAVMDYNRLACPEKLKDVASALGENTDGLSPREGAVVGVESLFEIFSETGLPATLAEYGVTENDLEALAEDAIASGSTANNPRKPILSDVISIYSSILGS; this is encoded by the coding sequence ATGAGCATGCAAATTTTCCAAGCTCCTGGAAGAATCATCTTTGGTTGCGGCAGTGTTAACTCCGTAGGTGAAGAATGTGCCAAGTACGGAACTACGGCTCTGGTTGTAACAGGTAAATCCTCTGCCGCTAAAACAGGAATGCTAGACAAGGTATCAGCTTCATTGAAGGAGTCAGGGGTTCTTCCTGTTCTTTTCGCTGAAGTAGAGCAAGATCCAAGTGTTAGTACTGTGAACAAAGGGGTTACTTTTGCCAGAGAAAAGGGATGCGATGTTATCGTAGCTCTTGGCGGAGGGAGCCCTCTTGATGCGGCAAAAGCAATTTCACTATTACTAACAAATAAAGGTGAAATTCAGGATTATGAAGGATTTAAACCTCATAAACACGGGATGCCGCTTATTGCTATCCCCACTACGGCAGGTACCGCCAGTGAAGTAACCCGTTTTACCGTAATCACAGACACTGAACGCAAACTAAAAATGCTTGTTGGTGGAGATGGAATCATCCCTAAGGCGGCCTTGCTCGACCCTGAACTGACTTTGACTATGCCTGCAGGCGTGACTGCTGCGACAGGAATGGATGCTCTAACTCACGCGATTGAGGCATATATATCACGCAGGGCTATGCCTTTGACAGACATTCATGCCATTAAAGCAATCGAGCTTATCGGCGGAAATTTGATTAAAGCTGTGACAGATCCAGAAAATATTATTGCCCGAGAAGCTATGCTTTTAGGACAACTACATGCAGGATTTGCCTTTTCAAACAGCTCGGTGGCGCTAGTTCATTCCATGTCTCGGCCACTGGGGGCTAACTTCTCGATCCCACATGGCAAAGCAAATGCTATGCTGCTACCAGCAGTTATGGATTATAATCGTCTGGCCTGCCCTGAAAAGCTTAAAGATGTTGCTTCAGCTCTCGGTGAAAATACAGATGGGCTTAGCCCTCGTGAAGGAGCTGTTGTCGGAGTTGAATCGCTGTTTGAAATATTCTCCGAAACGGGGTTACCCGCAACACTGGCTGAATACGGAGTTACAGAAAACGATCTTGAAGCACTGGCAGAAGACGCAATTGCTTCAGGTTCCACCGCTAATAATCCGAGAAAACCAATATTAAGCGACGTAATATCAATATATTCTTCTATTCTTGGCTCATAA
- the hydA gene encoding dihydropyrimidinase: MTYDIILTGGLVVTASDTFKADVAIKNGQIAALSDSFDCKAIKTIDCSGKYILPGGIDVHTHMEMPFGGTTSKDTFETGSIAAAHGGTTSIVDFCIQGKGQSLREALDGWHAKADGKSCIDYAFHVAITDMTDEILSEMPEIIKQGYPSFKLFMVYDGLRVSDGTFLKALKVARDNGGLVCVHAENNDVVVNNIGELLAEGKTAPKYHAAARPPLAEGEATGRACKLARITDGPLYVVHLTCSESLEEVVRARKAGASVMAETCPQYLYLSTDNYEEPNFNGAKYVMSPPLRAAENQAPLWNALKNGDLQTVATDHCPFDFKGQKEMGKDDFTKIPNGAPGVEPRMSLLYKGVVEGRYSLNKMVEIASTNPAKIMGMYPQKGVIAPGADADICIFDPEKNGPINHAELHENVDYTTFEGINVPGRPVSTISGGKLIVDNQKWVGEKGKGGFIKRGAPIIL, encoded by the coding sequence ATGACATACGATATTATTCTCACAGGCGGATTGGTTGTAACAGCCTCTGACACTTTCAAAGCTGATGTGGCTATTAAAAACGGACAGATTGCTGCTTTAAGTGACAGCTTTGATTGCAAAGCAATAAAGACTATCGACTGTTCAGGGAAATATATTCTACCAGGTGGAATAGATGTTCATACCCATATGGAAATGCCTTTTGGCGGAACGACTTCCAAAGACACTTTTGAAACCGGTTCCATTGCCGCAGCACATGGCGGCACAACGTCAATTGTAGATTTTTGTATTCAGGGCAAAGGGCAGTCCCTGCGAGAAGCTCTTGATGGATGGCATGCAAAAGCTGATGGTAAGTCCTGCATCGACTATGCTTTTCACGTAGCGATAACAGATATGACTGACGAGATTTTAAGTGAGATGCCTGAAATCATTAAACAGGGATATCCCAGCTTTAAGCTTTTCATGGTTTATGACGGATTACGCGTTTCGGACGGAACATTTCTAAAAGCACTCAAGGTCGCCCGGGATAACGGGGGACTGGTCTGCGTGCATGCTGAAAATAATGATGTTGTTGTGAATAATATTGGCGAACTTCTGGCCGAAGGTAAAACAGCGCCAAAATATCATGCTGCTGCCCGACCTCCACTAGCTGAAGGAGAAGCTACAGGACGCGCCTGCAAGTTAGCGAGGATAACAGACGGCCCATTGTACGTTGTACATTTGACCTGTAGCGAATCTCTGGAAGAAGTGGTTCGTGCGCGCAAAGCCGGAGCTTCAGTCATGGCTGAAACTTGTCCGCAATATCTCTATCTTTCAACAGATAATTATGAAGAACCAAATTTCAATGGGGCCAAATACGTGATGAGCCCACCTCTACGCGCTGCGGAGAATCAGGCTCCACTTTGGAACGCTCTTAAAAATGGCGACCTTCAGACTGTTGCTACTGATCATTGTCCTTTTGATTTCAAGGGACAAAAGGAAATGGGCAAAGATGATTTTACGAAAATACCTAACGGAGCCCCAGGAGTAGAACCGCGTATGTCTCTGCTCTATAAAGGAGTTGTTGAAGGTCGTTACTCTTTAAACAAAATGGTCGAAATTGCTTCAACTAATCCGGCAAAAATTATGGGAATGTACCCGCAAAAAGGTGTCATAGCTCCGGGAGCAGACGCTGATATCTGCATTTTTGATCCTGAAAAAAATGGCCCTATTAATCACGCCGAACTGCACGAGAATGTCGATTACACAACATTTGAAGGGATTAACGTTCCTGGACGACCTGTTTCAACTATTTCCGGTGGCAAGCTTATTGTCGACAACCAAAAATGGGTTGGCGAAAAAGGTAAAGGAGGCTTTATTAAGCGCGGCGCACCAATAATTTTATAA